Proteins encoded in a region of the Planctomycetaceae bacterium genome:
- a CDS encoding HAMP domain-containing protein — translation MDNVKTSLVRKVAICIGLIFVLLLSLILFASQAIVLSGFQKLEKQDVQTNLTRAQHSINNEINGLARTCGDWAIWDDARDYVLGKKSDFVTANITMEVLSNLELNFMIYLDKEGKVVHSSVVDYVNKTDANLPEGLEALLLSKKLLANLKEPEDCKTGIVILSDIPVLVAAQPITNNNRKKPINGMLILGRYLDNNVIEKLRKNTCLDVKISKKEIKAASQTQDVVEILDKNIISGYTNVYDIGTDKHITLQIDMPRKIYHYGENTIHYFIFTMALIALLIMASLLYILQIIVLKPLDTLTSNFNELDKNENISTKLYTERTDEIGSLARSFDSLIGHLKQRMRELAEKQFMTNCLNIELTKASDKLQETNAELKNFVYVASHDLREPLRKITVFAEMLKNSLKDKIDHSEAENLHYMVDGAERMKKMIDGLLVYSRVSTQPHPFQKVDLNEIVSQIGKFELAVLIEEQNVILEVPKPLPLIVGDVSQMTQLMQNIIANGIKYQKKGNRPVIKITSKPAADGMVQIEVTDNGIGIKPEYHSSVFGMFKRLHGKEYEGTGIGLATCRKIVERHNGTIGLESQPGQGSTFWFTIAQVSATIAQPANTQ, via the coding sequence ATCAATGGTTTAGCCAGAACGTGCGGCGATTGGGCGATATGGGACGATGCACGTGATTACGTACTCGGCAAGAAGTCTGACTTTGTCACTGCTAACATTACAATGGAAGTTTTGTCAAATTTAGAACTTAATTTTATGATTTATTTGGACAAGGAAGGAAAAGTTGTCCATTCATCAGTTGTCGATTATGTAAATAAAACTGACGCCAATCTCCCTGAAGGACTCGAGGCGCTTCTTCTTAGCAAAAAGCTGTTAGCGAATCTTAAAGAGCCTGAAGACTGTAAAACAGGGATTGTGATACTATCCGATATTCCGGTATTGGTTGCGGCTCAACCGATAACAAATAATAACCGGAAAAAACCAATAAATGGAATGTTAATACTGGGCCGTTATCTGGATAATAATGTTATCGAGAAATTGCGCAAGAATACCTGCCTGGATGTTAAAATCTCAAAAAAAGAAATCAAGGCGGCATCACAAACTCAAGATGTCGTTGAAATATTGGATAAGAATATAATTTCAGGATATACTAACGTTTATGACATCGGCACGGATAAGCATATTACCTTGCAAATAGATATGCCGAGAAAAATATACCACTACGGCGAAAATACCATTCATTATTTTATCTTTACGATGGCATTAATCGCACTTTTGATTATGGCCAGCCTGCTGTATATTTTACAGATAATAGTGCTCAAGCCGCTGGATACACTTACGTCTAATTTTAACGAGCTCGACAAAAACGAGAATATTAGCACAAAACTATACACGGAACGCACTGATGAAATTGGAAGTCTTGCCCGCTCGTTTGATTCGCTGATAGGGCATTTGAAACAGCGAATGAGAGAATTGGCTGAAAAACAGTTTATGACAAATTGCCTGAATATCGAATTGACAAAGGCTTCTGATAAACTTCAGGAAACAAACGCGGAACTTAAAAATTTCGTGTATGTCGCATCGCACGACCTGCGCGAGCCTTTGCGGAAAATAACGGTCTTTGCCGAAATGCTTAAAAATTCTCTCAAAGACAAGATAGACCATTCAGAAGCGGAAAACCTGCATTATATGGTTGACGGCGCCGAGAGGATGAAAAAAATGATTGACGGTCTGCTTGTTTATTCAAGAGTAAGCACACAGCCGCATCCATTCCAGAAAGTTGACCTTAATGAAATAGTCTCGCAAATTGGCAAGTTCGAGCTGGCTGTTCTTATCGAAGAACAAAATGTGATCCTCGAAGTACCAAAACCTCTGCCGCTCATTGTTGGAGACGTTTCACAGATGACACAACTAATGCAGAACATTATAGCCAATGGAATAAAATATCAGAAGAAGGGCAACAGACCAGTAATCAAAATCACATCAAAACCTGCCGCTGACGGCATGGTGCAAATAGAAGTAACGGATAACGGCATTGGCATAAAGCCTGAATATCACAGTTCTGTATTTGGAATGTTTAAACGCCTGCATGGCAAAGAATACGAAGGTACGGGAATTGGTCTTGCCACGTGCAGAAAAATTGTCGAACGGCACAACGGTACAATCGGCCTCGAATCACAGCCCGGCCAAGGCTCGACATTTTGGTTCACAATTGCCCAGGTGTCTGCAACTATCGCTCAACCGGCTAACACGCAATAG
- a CDS encoding PfkB family carbohydrate kinase — protein MARSKPKVIVFGNVYIDMAMRCEQFPEKSQPVHGSSFSYTPAGCGLNQAIQAALCDCDVYLVGKVGNDQFGDMIRDNLADFGVHCDFIFNAEAKSTGVSVSFVNSAGANRTVISEGANKAITPADISTAEFERVISSTDVCLVNAQLPSEFVISAIRAGKLSHAKVILDPSLSSEQFQTQSGELPLDYYTADIIVPNFTEAAELSTSPNHNIHTAKLIGSDLIARGVGCAVIKLGRKGALVVDKNGTEQILPFEVQFADHTACGDAFDGAFAACCAVENDAKKAAKFACAAGALTCSKFGAQESLPKREEILELLQELP, from the coding sequence ATGGCAAGGTCAAAGCCGAAAGTAATCGTTTTTGGCAACGTATATATAGATATGGCCATGCGTTGCGAACAATTCCCTGAAAAATCCCAGCCGGTGCACGGCAGCAGTTTCTCATACACCCCAGCAGGATGCGGTCTTAACCAGGCGATTCAGGCGGCCCTTTGCGATTGCGATGTATACCTCGTCGGCAAAGTAGGAAATGACCAGTTCGGCGATATGATTCGTGATAATTTGGCCGATTTCGGCGTTCATTGCGATTTTATCTTCAACGCCGAGGCGAAAAGTACCGGCGTCAGTGTCTCTTTCGTAAACAGTGCCGGTGCGAATCGAACTGTCATCTCCGAAGGCGCAAATAAAGCGATAACTCCTGCGGATATCAGCACTGCCGAGTTTGAGCGGGTGATTTCCAGCACGGACGTGTGCCTGGTGAATGCACAACTGCCGTCTGAATTTGTCATCAGCGCAATACGAGCCGGCAAACTCTCGCACGCAAAAGTAATTCTTGACCCATCGCTTTCCAGCGAACAGTTCCAAACTCAAAGCGGAGAATTACCGCTGGATTACTACACGGCCGACATCATAGTACCGAATTTTACCGAAGCGGCAGAACTTAGTACTTCGCCAAATCATAACATTCACACCGCCAAACTTATCGGTTCGGACCTTATCGCAAGAGGCGTAGGCTGCGCGGTAATAAAACTCGGCAGAAAAGGCGCACTTGTCGTCGATAAAAACGGAACCGAACAGATTCTGCCTTTTGAAGTTCAATTTGCCGACCATACCGCCTGCGGCGACGCATTCGACGGCGCTTTCGCGGCCTGCTGCGCGGTGGAGAACGATGCCAAAAAAGCCGCTAAATTCGCCTGCGCTGCGGGCGCTTTGACGTGTTCGAAATTCGGCGCGCAGGAATCGCTGCCAAAAAGAGAGGAAATTCTTGAGCTTTTGCAGGAACTGCCCTGA